A window of Hordeum vulgare subsp. vulgare chromosome 5H, MorexV3_pseudomolecules_assembly, whole genome shotgun sequence genomic DNA:
GCATATGGATCTTGCAAATGGATTACCGGTTCTTCCATTGTTTTCTCTTCTCATTGCCAAGCTACTTCTCAAATATTATGCTTGGTATGGGGCAAGCAGGTCATTAGCATTTGGGCGCAATCCTCATTTCATTGTTGGATACATGGAGCAACTAAAAGCCAAGCTAACAAGTGAGCATTCCCTTCCTCCACTCATAGTTACGGGAGAGGACACAACATTGGTACAGAAGGAGCCTCATGGTTATAGTATCAAATGGTTATTTAACCAAGCTGATGGGACAGGGATAGACAACAACAATTTAGTGACCACTGATAAAGTTTGGAGGTTAGAGGATGATATATTTCCGAGGTATTCAACCAAGCAGCTAAAAGATATATGCTTTTCGTTTGCATTGTTCAAGTTGTTAAGATGTCGATTTACAAGGCATACAATTGCTGAGTTTGGTTTCATCAAGGCCCATAACTTATTGTCACACGTGTTGCTCCAGGATGTTGATGATGAAAGATCACTTGGGATGATTGCACATGAGCTTTCTTTccttcatgattattattattcaTCTCTCCCAACCTCATATTCAAGCAGTTGGCTacccattttgagcatatctatttcACTTCTAAccatgggtttgagcttattatatctATTGCTCATAACAGTTGTGATTTTGCTGTATGCTTTTATGGGATGGCCACATCATGGACAGATGCAGTGTTTTCTGAATTTCCATCCTTCGTTCCAGAATGAACATGAAGATTTTTTCTATAGTTCTTCGAACCAGATACAATATGGAAATATTTTCTTCGATCTTGCCCCAGTGGGTTTGCTTGCGGCACTAGTTGTGCTTTCGGAGGTGCGGGAGATTGCTTGTTACATCTGCTCTAACTGGACTAAAGTATTCCTGATCTGCTCCTATGTTAGGCATGCTTCTTcgtggcagaaatcacattggaaGAAGAAGATGCTTAGCCTTGTGCTGCGTAGAAAATGCAAGCTGCTAAATCATTGGGTGGACAAAATGAACCAATGCTCAGTCTTGGCACTCCACCCAAGCACAACCCCAGTGCCTCTTCTCGGACGCCTCATCCCACTGCTTCACAGGAAGAAGGTACCAAGAGCAGTGAAGGCAGCTCTCCTCAAGCCACTTAGAAGCCCCAATTGGAAGAACAGAAGCAATGGCGTGGCATCCCTTTGTACAAGGCTACAACTGCAGGCCGACAACAATCCGCTCTCAACATCGAATGGCGTCAAAGGTGTAGCTGATACCATGCTTGTGGCCCACATTgccacgagcatccttgaagtgaGAACATCGGAGCCACTCCGCCAGGCTGACTCTGCTAATGAGATTGCCGCCACACACTTGTCACGCTATTGTGCCTACTTGGTAGCCTATGTCCCAGATCTACTCCCCGACAACAACGAGTGGTGCAAAAGCTTGTACAAGGGCATCAAGAAAAAAGCCAAGCGCGCACTCGCGGCATCCGGCAACACCGGGCAGGCGTCATTGAGTCCTGAAGCGCTGGTCCAGGCGCTGAGTGCCGGGTCTGAAGAGGCACACGACCTGCTCAAGAATGGTGCGGAGCTCGGGAAGAAGCTGGTGGAGCTGGCGGGAAATGAAGGAGAAGAGGTGGCATGGGAGCTCCTCGCAGAATTCTGGTCTGAGATGATACTCTATGCCGCCCCGTCGGACAATGTCGCCGCCCATGCCGAGGCCATTGCGCGGGGTGGCGAGCTGATAACACTTCTGTGGGCGTTACTCACCCACCTCGGGTTCATCAGCCGGCCAGAGGCTGCCATGCCTAACACCCCTGGTGATGTTTAAGTCGTATGAGTCCTAGCTAGTTATGTGTTTCAATTCACTACCTTTTGTGTTGTTTCATGTTGattggtgtggtgtggtgtggtgtgctACTAAGAAGTTTGTCATGTGTTTCATTTCAGTACATACACTTTCAATTCCTTGATTTGAAAATGACAtacaataatatatatatatatatatatatatatatatatatatatatatatatatatattccaatGTCGTGTGCTTCATTAACAATTTATTAACTCGGTTCTCACGAGCATGCCAATGTGTtccttctttccttcttctttcttgtACCAGTCAGGGTACGAAAAAGATTAGACTTTTATAGATCTCGGTTCTTCTCGCAAAGTGACTAAATTAAGAAAAAATACCGACTTACTAGGTGGGATATTATTTGCAGGCCTAAAGATCAGGGAGGGTTgggaattgaaaatttagaggtaAAGAATATATGTCTGCTAAGCAAATGGCTGTTCAGACTTTCTATGGAGACGGAGGTTATGTGGGTATAAATTTTGCGTAATAAGTACCTACAAACTAAAACTCTAGCTCAGGTGCTACTAAATCCCAATGATTCAGCATTTTGGAAAGGCTTGATGTCAGTGAGAACAACCTTCTTTCAAAAATCAAGATTTGTTGTAGGTGATGGGAAGTcaactagattctgggaggatacatGGATGGGGGACTTGCCTCTAGCCATACACTATCCATCTATCTATAATATTGTTCAACGTAAGGACCCATACGTTGCCACAATATTACAGTCTAATCCTTTGAATATTCAGTTCCGGAGAGCATTGATAGGACATAGATGGGATGCATGGCTGCATTTAGTTACAAGACTCATGGATGTCTGCTTATCGGAGGAGGCGGACAAGTTTCATTGGAAGCTAACGCCCAATGGAGTGTTTTCTGTGAAGTCCATGTATTTAAGCATCATAAATACATCTACTATTCCCAAGTCCAATAATATCTGGAAAGTTAAAGTCCCTTTACGGATCAAAATTTTCATGTGGTTTGTCCATAAGAAGGTGATTCTAACCAGAGATAATTTGGCTAAGAGAAATTGGGGGGCGGGGATAAACGTTGTTCCTTCTCTGATCATGAGAAGACTATCAAACACCTTTTTCTTCATTGCCCACTTGCTAAAATTCTATGGCAAACAGTCCATATAGCTTTCAACATTACACCACCGGATAGCATTGATACGTTGTTTGGGACGTGGCTAAATGGGGTAAACATGTATATTGCCACACATATTCGTATAGGAGCATGTGCATTGATCTGGGCTATTTGGAATTGCAGAAATGATGTGAACTTTAACAGATTATCAAATGTCAATTTCTTGCAGGTACTCCACACGGCATCGGCGTGGATCCGTATATGGTCGTTACTCACACCTGTGAA
This region includes:
- the LOC123399050 gene encoding uncharacterized protein LOC123399050, which codes for MLTLQHSIIGRMVVFFLRVCQHLQLVLMFEFDMCVKQIMGVGNCSDQATTDFSKHIDGQLMRVNALLVASTIVIGVIVGIGAYGQRYRHHPLTSFLFLGATTLFVPILSYVVSTVDSNLGVVTISSDAHIIPGWCSTRSHIYTVFVWASLVQIAGANTTTIVAGDDNKGRNITLPGTVLLVQAIWTSYIVVYYLGGGYYSTRQWSIKHMDLANGLPVLPLFSLLIAKLLLKYYAWYGASRSLAFGRNPHFIVGYMEQLKAKLTSEHSLPPLIVTGEDTTLVQKEPHGYSIKWLFNQADGTGIDNNNLVTTDKVWRLEDDIFPRYSTKQLKDICFSFALFKLLRCRFTRHTIAEFGFIKAHNLLSHVLLQDVDDERSLGMIAHELSFLHDYYYSSLPTSYSSSWLPILSISISLLTMGLSLLYLLLITVVILLYAFMGWPHHGQMQCFLNFHPSFQNEHEDFFYSSSNQIQYGNIFFDLAPVGLLAALVVLSEVREIACYICSNWTKVFLICSYVRHASSWQKSHWKKKMLSLVLRRKCKLLNHWVDKMNQCSVLALHPSTTPVPLLGRLIPLLHRKKVPRAVKAALLKPLRSPNWKNRSNGVASLCTRLQLQADNNPLSTSNGVKGVADTMLVAHIATSILEVRTSEPLRQADSANEIAATHLSRYCAYLVAYVPDLLPDNNEWCKSLYKGIKKKAKRALAASGNTGQASLSPEALVQALSAGSEEAHDLLKNGAELGKKLVELAGNEGEEVAWELLAEFWSEMILYAAPSDNVAAHAEAIARGGELITLLWALLTHLGFISRPEAAMPNTPGDV